One stretch of Spirochaetota bacterium DNA includes these proteins:
- the pstS gene encoding phosphate ABC transporter substrate-binding protein PstS, with product MKNFLRYFILISVSVFVLFSFFAGKGAQTVDFSGIELLGAGASFPAPLYERMLMQFNQDTKAKVTYNAIGSSGGIKAIKERTVDFGGTDAFLSDKEMSEMPAPVVHIPTCLGAIVVSYNLPGNPQIKLDGDTIAQIFLGNIKNWNDPKIKALNPDINFPNLPITVAYRSDGSGTTYNFTAYLSLVSSEFAQKVGKGKTVNWPTGVGGPQNAGVASIIKQTEGAIGYVEIAYAINSNLPFAIVKNKAGNWIKADLNSTSLSANIELPADTRIELVNTSAQNGYPITTFTWLVIYKEQNYNNRKIERAKALVSLLWWMTHDGQKFAPSLLYAPLPEKAISLIEKILKSVTFDGKPLL from the coding sequence ATGAAAAATTTTCTAAGGTATTTTATTCTTATTTCGGTTTCTGTATTTGTTTTATTTAGCTTTTTTGCTGGCAAAGGTGCCCAAACAGTTGATTTTTCAGGAATAGAGTTATTAGGAGCTGGTGCATCTTTCCCTGCTCCTTTATATGAGAGAATGTTGATGCAATTTAACCAAGATACCAAAGCAAAAGTTACTTATAATGCTATTGGGTCTTCTGGTGGTATTAAAGCAATCAAAGAAAGAACAGTTGATTTTGGAGGAACTGATGCTTTTTTAAGTGATAAGGAAATGTCAGAAATGCCTGCTCCTGTTGTTCACATACCAACTTGCCTTGGAGCTATCGTTGTTTCATATAATTTACCTGGAAATCCACAAATTAAACTTGATGGAGACACAATTGCTCAAATTTTTCTTGGAAATATTAAAAATTGGAATGACCCAAAAATCAAAGCTTTAAATCCTGATATTAACTTTCCAAATCTTCCTATAACTGTTGCTTATAGATCTGATGGTTCTGGAACTACTTATAATTTTACTGCTTATTTATCTTTAGTATCAAGTGAATTTGCTCAAAAAGTTGGTAAAGGTAAAACTGTAAATTGGCCAACTGGTGTTGGTGGACCACAAAATGCAGGAGTTGCTTCAATTATTAAACAGACAGAAGGTGCTATAGGTTATGTAGAAATTGCTTATGCTATAAACTCCAATTTACCTTTTGCAATTGTTAAAAATAAAGCTGGAAATTGGATTAAAGCTGATTTAAATTCAACATCTTTATCTGCTAATATTGAACTTCCTGCAGATACTAGAATAGAATTAGTTAATACATCAGCTCAAAATGGTTATCCTATTACTACTTTTACATGGTTAGTTATTTATAAAGAACAAAACTATAACAATAGAAAAATCGAAAGAGCAAAAGCTTTAGTTTCACTTTTATGGTGGATGACTCATGATGGCCAGAAATTTGCTCCATCACTATTGTATGCTCCACTTCCTGAAAAAGCTATTTCTCTTATAGAAAAAATATTAAAATCTGTAACTTTTGATGGCAAACCTCTATTATAA
- a CDS encoding ATP-binding protein produces the protein MKNKIINFFKINKINFIKSFWFKIYVLILISMTILISFSLFIVYNSISNLYFELIKENLSNQANLIEKTISIYLSELSTNSSNKESYNDEITINEINKLIKYYSNITNYRYTIILKNGDVIADSNFDFKKMENHSNRIEVINALYGERTFLQKFSPTLNENMFYYSIPIFEPSFYQESNIINKPPIVGKIDTNYKIIGVLRISTFSKNINYFLNIIINKIIFFVIFILILEILVLFFFTKQTTKNLDILLKVAKNFNEGIQEDIFIKGNDEFAFLANFYNELFDKIRQLIKEKDLNNTFLSTIIENVEEIIFLIDNNDKIIYKNKNFDQISEIKEKIGKEYWKVINSPYLINIINLTKNEKKKYFENVIINDEVYFCISSYLENYDKIIIILRNLTDFQKFIQQKKDFVINASHELKTPLTSIKGFLETIEHTNNIEEIYSYIKIIKNNTERLINIVNDLSLLGKLENTYSISIEEIDIKELINLSCELFKKDIENKNLKLILELDLIKNNIIKTDRFKLEQVFINIISNSIKYTDKGYIKIFGEEEDNSIIICIEDTGIGIPEKYLERIFERFFVIDKSRSKKLAGTGLGLSIVKHITNLLNIKVKLISEENKGTKFFLHIPKEIKSNIE, from the coding sequence ATGAAAAATAAAATTATTAATTTTTTCAAAATTAATAAAATTAATTTTATTAAATCTTTTTGGTTTAAGATCTATGTTTTAATCTTAATATCAATGACCATTTTAATATCATTTAGTTTATTTATAGTATACAATAGTATTTCAAATTTATATTTTGAACTAATAAAAGAAAACTTATCTAATCAAGCAAATCTTATAGAAAAAACTATTTCTATTTATTTATCTGAACTTTCAACAAATTCTAGCAATAAAGAATCTTACAATGATGAAATAACAATCAATGAAATTAATAAATTAATTAAATATTATAGTAATATTACTAATTATAGATATACAATTATTCTTAAAAATGGAGATGTAATTGCAGATTCAAATTTTGATTTTAAAAAAATGGAAAATCATTCAAATAGAATAGAAGTTATTAATGCTTTATATGGCGAAAGAACTTTTTTACAAAAATTTAGCCCAACTTTAAATGAGAATATGTTTTATTACTCTATACCTATATTTGAACCTTCTTTTTACCAAGAATCAAACATTATTAATAAACCTCCAATAGTTGGAAAAATAGATACTAATTATAAAATTATAGGAGTTTTGAGAATTTCTACTTTTTCTAAAAACATTAATTACTTTTTAAATATAATTATAAATAAAATTATTTTTTTTGTAATTTTTATATTAATACTTGAAATTCTTGTACTATTTTTTTTTACAAAGCAAACTACAAAAAATTTAGATATTCTACTTAAAGTCGCAAAAAATTTTAATGAGGGTATCCAAGAGGATATTTTTATTAAAGGGAATGATGAATTTGCTTTTCTTGCTAATTTTTATAACGAACTTTTTGATAAAATCAGACAATTAATTAAAGAAAAAGATTTAAATAATACCTTTCTTTCAACAATTATTGAAAATGTTGAAGAAATTATATTTCTAATCGACAATAATGATAAAATAATTTATAAAAACAAAAACTTTGATCAAATATCTGAAATTAAAGAAAAAATTGGAAAAGAATACTGGAAAGTAATAAATTCACCCTATCTAATTAATATTATTAATTTAACTAAAAATGAAAAAAAGAAATATTTTGAAAATGTTATAATAAATGATGAAGTTTATTTTTGTATTTCAAGTTATCTTGAAAATTATGATAAAATAATTATTATTTTAAGAAATTTAACAGATTTTCAGAAATTTATTCAACAAAAAAAAGATTTTGTTATTAATGCTTCTCATGAATTAAAAACACCCTTAACCTCAATTAAAGGCTTTTTAGAAACTATAGAACATACCAATAATATTGAGGAAATTTATTCTTATATTAAAATAATAAAAAATAATACTGAAAGACTTATTAATATCGTAAATGATTTATCTTTATTAGGAAAACTTGAAAATACTTATAGTATTTCGATAGAAGAAATTGATATTAAAGAATTAATAAACCTTTCATGTGAATTATTCAAAAAGGATATAGAAAATAAAAATTTAAAATTAATATTGGAATTAGATTTAATAAAAAACAATATTATAAAAACTGATAGATTCAAGCTTGAACAAGTATTTATAAATATTATATCAAACAGTATTAAATATACTGATAAAGGATATATAAAAATATTTGGAGAAGAAGAAGATAATAGTATTATCATTTGTATTGAGGATACAGGAATAGGAATACCTGAAAAATACCTAGAAAGGATATTTGAAAGATTTTTTGTTATTGATAAATCGAGATCAAAAAAATTAGCAGGAACAGGTCTCGGCTTATCTATTGTAAAACATATAACAAATTTATTAAATATCAAAGTTAAATTAATAAGTGAAGAAAATAAAGGCACTAAATTTTTTCTTCATATCCCAAAAGAGATTAAATCAAACATTGAATAA
- a CDS encoding YkgJ family cysteine cluster protein codes for MDYNYNKLEIKFIFNDIIKDLYIPESFSFECQNCGLCCRGEEGLVILFKNDLRKILKNLKISEDFFKKNYTKNYFTFLSLKEKPNYDCIFWDENYNFKGCKIYRFKPYQCDSFPFWVSVFLSKNSFINYNKKCKGFFKGEKIFSRKDIIKKIYKDFEKRFLWYKYLYDFEIS; via the coding sequence ATGGATTATAATTACAATAAATTAGAAATAAAATTTATATTTAATGATATAATTAAAGATCTTTATATTCCAGAAAGTTTTAGTTTTGAATGTCAAAACTGTGGGCTTTGTTGTCGAGGGGAGGAGGGGTTGGTCATTTTATTTAAAAATGATTTGAGAAAAATATTAAAAAATTTAAAAATTTCTGAAGATTTTTTTAAAAAAAATTATACAAAAAATTATTTTACTTTTCTATCTTTAAAAGAAAAACCAAATTATGATTGTATTTTTTGGGATGAAAATTATAATTTTAAAGGATGCAAAATATATAGATTTAAACCATATCAATGTGATTCTTTTCCATTTTGGGTATCAGTTTTTTTAAGTAAGAATAGTTTTATTAACTATAATAAAAAATGCAAAGGATTTTTTAAGGGGGAAAAAATATTTAGTAGAAAAGATATTATAAAAAAGATTTATAAAGATTTTGAAAAAAGATTTTTATGGTATAAATACTTGTACGATTTCGAGATAAGTTGA
- the arcC gene encoding carbamate kinase translates to MKKLAVIAIGGNSLIKEGEKGTIEQQFKAVETTIENVAKIIKSGYNVVITHGNGPQVGNVLIQSEAAKDHVPTLPMDYAGAFTQGGIGYMIQQVARNIFSREGIKNEVATVITQVLVDKNDKAFQNPTKPVGPFYKTKEEISERIEKEGWVVVEDAGRGYRRVVPSPKPIDIVELNVIKKLIESDVLVIAVGGGGVPVIKENGLYKGVAAVIDKDWASALLASEIEADVFIISTGVEKVAINFKKPDQKWIDFMDIEVAKRYIQEGHFAKGSMLPKIEASIQFIEKGGEKVIITSPEKLYDALMGNSGTHITSVE, encoded by the coding sequence ATGAAAAAATTAGCTGTTATTGCAATTGGAGGTAATTCTCTCATAAAAGAAGGAGAAAAAGGGACTATTGAACAACAATTTAAAGCAGTAGAGACTACAATAGAAAATGTTGCAAAGATAATTAAATCTGGATATAATGTTGTAATAACTCATGGCAATGGTCCTCAAGTTGGAAATGTTCTTATTCAGTCGGAAGCTGCAAAAGATCATGTTCCAACTTTACCAATGGATTATGCAGGTGCTTTTACTCAAGGTGGGATTGGATATATGATTCAACAGGTTGCAAGGAACATTTTCTCAAGAGAAGGGATAAAAAATGAAGTAGCAACTGTTATAACTCAAGTTCTTGTGGACAAAAATGATAAAGCTTTTCAAAATCCTACAAAACCTGTTGGTCCTTTTTATAAAACAAAAGAGGAAATAAGTGAAAGAATAGAAAAAGAAGGATGGGTTGTAGTAGAAGATGCAGGTAGAGGTTATAGAAGAGTAGTTCCATCTCCAAAACCTATAGATATTGTTGAATTAAATGTAATTAAAAAACTTATAGAATCAGATGTTTTGGTTATAGCAGTTGGAGGAGGAGGCGTTCCTGTTATTAAAGAAAATGGATTATATAAAGGAGTTGCTGCTGTTATTGATAAAGATTGGGCAAGTGCTCTACTTGCTTCAGAAATAGAAGCTGATGTTTTTATCATTTCCACAGGAGTTGAAAAAGTAGCTATTAACTTTAAAAAACCTGATCAAAAATGGATTGACTTTATGGATATTGAAGTAGCAAAAAGATATATTCAAGAGGGTCATTTTGCAAAAGGATCAATGCTTCCTAAAATTGAAGCTTCCATTCAATTTATTGAGAAAGGTGGAGAAAAAGTAATAATAACATCCCCTGAAAAACTATATGATGCTTTGATGGGTAATTCTGGAACACATATTACATCTGTTGAATAA
- a CDS encoding aminotransferase class I/II-fold pyridoxal phosphate-dependent enzyme, with protein MEKYKRFKTKAIHIHIENELDSNPLNQPIYQTSTFNLRNFENIENLFTLKKRGYVYTRGGNPSVNNLEKKLSVLENAIDGVCFSSGMAAISSVLFSLLLAGDVLVVHDTLYGSTYSFIKDFLSKYNIKAIFCNFCDLKELENIVFNNKPKLLYFETPSNPLLESIDIEEVVNIANKVNAKVVVDNTFLTPYFQNPLDFGVYVVVHSLTKYINGHGDAVGGFACSKDKDYIDYLKFGVMCEIGSLLDPNSAFLISRGLKTLAIRMEEHQKSAIKLANFLERNKKIKKVYYPGLQSYEYKKIIDKQSRGYGGILSFELDADLEKTKRFIESVNIPVLAVSLGDCETLIEHPLSMTHRSYLKKPESEVYKKLQNLVRISTGLEDPDDIIEDLDAALKKI; from the coding sequence ATGGAAAAATATAAAAGATTTAAAACTAAAGCAATTCATATTCATATTGAAAATGAACTTGATTCTAATCCTTTAAATCAACCTATTTATCAAACATCTACATTTAATTTGAGAAATTTTGAAAATATTGAGAATCTTTTTACATTAAAAAAAAGAGGTTATGTTTATACAAGAGGGGGAAACCCCTCTGTAAATAACCTTGAAAAAAAATTATCAGTGCTTGAAAATGCTATAGATGGTGTATGTTTTTCTTCTGGTATGGCTGCTATTTCATCTGTTTTATTCTCGCTTCTTTTGGCAGGAGATGTTCTTGTCGTTCATGATACCTTATATGGTTCAACTTATTCTTTTATTAAAGATTTTTTAAGTAAATATAATATTAAAGCCATTTTTTGTAATTTTTGTGATTTAAAAGAATTAGAAAATATTGTTTTTAATAATAAACCAAAATTATTATATTTTGAGACACCATCAAATCCCCTTTTAGAATCTATAGATATTGAAGAAGTTGTTAATATTGCAAATAAAGTAAATGCTAAAGTAGTTGTTGATAATACTTTTTTAACACCTTATTTTCAAAATCCATTAGACTTTGGAGTTTATGTTGTTGTTCACTCTTTAACAAAATATATAAATGGACATGGAGATGCTGTTGGAGGTTTTGCTTGTAGTAAAGATAAGGATTATATTGATTATTTAAAATTTGGTGTTATGTGTGAAATTGGGAGTTTACTTGATCCAAATTCAGCTTTTTTAATTTCAAGAGGATTGAAAACCTTAGCTATAAGAATGGAAGAACATCAAAAATCTGCTATTAAATTAGCTAATTTTTTAGAAAGAAATAAAAAGATTAAAAAAGTTTATTATCCTGGTTTACAGTCTTATGAGTATAAGAAAATAATTGATAAACAATCAAGAGGCTATGGAGGAATTTTATCATTTGAATTAGATGCCGATTTAGAAAAGACAAAAAGATTTATTGAATCAGTTAATATTCCAGTTTTAGCTGTGTCTCTTGGTGATTGCGAGACACTAATTGAACATCCCCTTTCTATGACACATAGATCTTATTTAAAAAAACCAGAATCTGAAGTCTATAAAAAACTTCAAAATTTAGTCAGAATTTCAACAGGACTTGAAGATCCAGATGATATAATAGAAGATCTTGATGCGGCATTAAAAAAAATTTAA
- a CDS encoding response regulator transcription factor, which yields MKEFKEKIIWALDDEEDIIKLLKINLEKAGYIFEGFIHPENFLNKIFIKESSKPDLIILDLMLPQIDGFEIYKKIKEIPDLKNKPVIFLTAKNEEIDRVLGIELGADDYIVKPFSPRELIGRIKNILNKYDLIYKADEKDSQDSLKLTSAKKDEKNDIINYKNEIIINLNSFDVIVNQSKIKLTYAEFKILELLLTKPNWVFSRDQILEYLWGDQKYVIDRTIDVHITNLRKKLGSYGEKIQNIRGIGYKFNPD from the coding sequence ATGAAAGAATTTAAAGAAAAAATTATTTGGGCTTTAGATGATGAAGAAGATATAATAAAACTTCTAAAAATAAATCTTGAAAAAGCAGGATATATTTTTGAAGGATTTATTCATCCAGAAAACTTTTTAAATAAAATTTTTATTAAAGAAAGCAGTAAACCTGATCTAATTATACTTGATTTAATGTTACCTCAAATTGATGGTTTTGAAATATATAAAAAAATAAAAGAAATTCCTGATTTAAAAAATAAGCCAGTTATATTTTTAACAGCAAAAAATGAAGAAATAGATAGAGTTTTGGGGATCGAATTAGGAGCTGATGATTATATAGTAAAACCATTTTCTCCTAGAGAACTTATTGGAAGAATAAAAAATATTTTAAACAAATATGATCTTATTTATAAAGCAGATGAAAAAGATAGTCAGGATAGTTTAAAACTGACTTCAGCTAAAAAAGATGAAAAAAATGATATCATTAATTATAAAAACGAAATTATCATAAATTTAAATTCTTTTGATGTAATTGTAAATCAATCTAAAATAAAATTAACGTACGCTGAATTCAAAATATTAGAACTTTTACTAACTAAACCAAATTGGGTTTTTTCAAGAGATCAAATACTGGAATATTTATGGGGTGATCAAAAATATGTTATTGATAGAACGATAGATGTTCATATTACTAACTTAAGGAAAAAACTTGGTAGTTATGGAGAAAAAATACAAAATATAAGAGGAATAGGTTATAAATTTAATCCAGACTAA
- a CDS encoding NUDIX hydrolase codes for MINKNTKLKIISREELVKSSYTTYCRKYFLDEKNNKKEYTFIKRNLNQRAVVVIPKLIDKDEIILIKQFRIPFEDYFIEFPAGLIEIGEKIEDAVIRELKEEAGAYGVIKHISKEVSSTPGLTDELVYFVFVEVVKIEKNSPEHSEDIEVILVNKEKWEEIKIKEKNIQSWVYLFCESFFNKTIFN; via the coding sequence ATGATAAACAAAAATACTAAATTAAAAATAATATCTAGGGAAGAGTTAGTAAAATCATCTTATACAACTTATTGCAGAAAATATTTTCTTGACGAAAAAAATAATAAAAAAGAGTATACTTTTATTAAAAGAAATCTTAATCAGAGAGCTGTTGTAGTAATACCCAAATTAATAGATAAAGATGAAATTATTTTAATTAAACAATTTAGAATTCCTTTTGAGGATTATTTTATAGAATTTCCAGCAGGATTAATAGAAATTGGAGAAAAAATAGAAGATGCTGTTATAAGAGAACTCAAAGAAGAAGCAGGAGCCTATGGTGTAATTAAGCATATTTCAAAAGAGGTAAGTTCTACACCAGGTTTAACAGATGAACTCGTTTATTTTGTTTTTGTAGAAGTTGTAAAAATTGAAAAAAATTCTCCAGAACATTCAGAAGATATTGAAGTAATATTAGTTAATAAAGAAAAATGGGAAGAAATAAAAATAAAGGAAAAAAATATTCAATCATGGGTATATTTATTTTGTGAAAGTTTTTTTAATAAAACAATATTTAATTAG